From Syntrophorhabdaceae bacterium, a single genomic window includes:
- a CDS encoding alpha/beta hydrolase — YPYDRLLSFEELVSSANEQIQGYQDIVVAESFSGPIAVFLIGTGRLKTKGLVLCATFAVAPRQGMLKMLRYMPLERISNLPFQRIILRFVLGNRNDVDALFPLWQRIKTKVPAKVLAHRMKMLADIDVRRWLPNLSTPCCYLQATRDRVIPPSSVHEFTQVIPDLRIYKVEAPHFIFQAEPEASATVIKEFINIITI; from the coding sequence ATACCCTTATGATAGATTATTGTCGTTTGAGGAGCTTGTTTCCAGTGCGAATGAGCAAATCCAGGGGTATCAGGATATTGTCGTGGCCGAATCCTTTTCGGGCCCGATAGCTGTTTTCTTAATCGGGACGGGCAGACTAAAGACCAAAGGGCTTGTCCTCTGTGCAACATTTGCTGTTGCTCCACGGCAAGGAATGCTGAAGATGCTACGCTATATGCCTCTTGAAAGAATTTCCAATCTTCCATTTCAACGAATAATATTGCGGTTTGTTCTTGGTAACCGTAACGACGTAGATGCTCTTTTCCCTCTGTGGCAACGCATAAAGACAAAGGTGCCAGCAAAAGTTCTGGCTCATAGAATGAAAATGTTAGCCGACATCGATGTCCGCCGTTGGCTTCCAAACCTATCTACCCCATGCTGCTATTTACAGGCCACCAGAGATCGAGTCATTCCACCATCGTCTGTCCATGAGTTTACCCAAGTAATACCTGACCTCAGGATATACAAGGTAGAAGCACCGCATTTTATTTTTCAAGCTGAGCCAGAAGCTTCGGCTACTGTTATAAAGGAATTTATAAATATCATAACCATCTGA